From the genome of Longimicrobium sp.:
CCTGCAGCTGCTCGCGCTGCCACACGGCGAAATCCGCGTACTGCACCGGCAGCTCGGCCAGCGGCGAATCGCTCCCGTCGCGATAGGCCGCGTACAGCGCCGACAGCTCGCGCAGGAAGATGCCGCTGCTCCACCCGTCGGTGACGATGTGGTGGATGCACAGCAGCAGGACGTGCTCCTCGTCGGCCACCCGCAGCAGCGCGGCGCGGAAGAGCGGGCCCTCGGCCAGGTCGAACGGACGCGCCGCATCCTCCCGCGCGCGCCGCCGCACCTCGGTCTCGCGCGCCGCCGGGTCGAGCCCCGACAGGTCGTCGATGGGGAGCGCGAAGCCGGCGAAGGGCGCGATCACCTGCACCGCGCCTCCGTCACCCTCGCGGAAGATGGTCCGCAGCGACTCGTGGCGGCGGACGATCTCGCCCAGGCCGCGCCGCAGCGCGTCCACGTCCAGCGCGCCGCGCAGGCGCAGCGCGGCGGGGATGTTGTACGGCGCGCTCCCGCCCTCCAGCCGGTCGATGAACCAGAGCCGCTCCTGGGCGAACGAGAGCGGGAGGGGACGGTCACGGCCGACCGGCACCACCGGCGGCAGCGCCGGCAGCCCGGCGCGGCGCACCTCCTCCACCCGCACGGCCAGCTCCGCCACCGTGGGCCCCTCGAAGAGCGCGCGGAGCGGAATGACGACGCCGAGCGCGTTCTGCACCCGCGCCAGGAGCCGCGTGGCCAGCAGCGAGTGCCCGCCGAGCGCGAAGAAGTCGTCGTCGACCCCGACGGAGTCCGTGCGCAGGACCTCGGCCCAGAGCTGCGCGAGAATCTCCTCCGTGGCCGTGCGCGGCGCACGCGTCTCCGTCATGACCGACGCGGGCTCCGGCAGCGCGCGCCGGTCCAGCTTGCCGTTCGCCGTCAGCGGAAGCCGGTCCAGCCGCACCCAGGCCGACGGGACCATGTACTCCGGCAGCAGCGCCTTCAGGTGCGCCCGCAGCCCGGCGGCATCGGGCCCGTCGGCGCCTTCGTCCGAGGGGACCCAGTAGGCGGCGAGACGGCGGTCGCCCGCGTCCGTCTCGCGCGCCATCACGGCGGCCTCCCGGATCGCCGGATGCGACGCCAGGGCGGCCTCGATCTCGCCCAGCTCCACGCGGAAGCCGCGCACCTTCACCTGCTGGTCGGCGCGCCCCACCGGCTCCACGTTGCCGTCGGGACGGTAGCGGCCCAGGTCGCCCGTGCGGTACACGCGGTCGGCCGGGTCGCCGGTCAGGGGATTGGGGACGAAGCGCGCGGCGGTCAGCTCCGCGTCGTTCAGGTAGCCGCGCGAGAGGTAGGGGGTGCGGACGGCGATCTCCCCCAGCTCGCCGATTCCGGCCAGCATTCCCTGCGGTGTGACGACCAGCAGGTCCACGCCCTCGATTCCGCGGCCGATCGGGACCACATCCCCCATCTCCGCCGGGCCGGCGGGAACGCGGAAGGCGGCGATGGCCTGCGGCGTCTCGGTTGCGCCGTAGAAGTTGACGACCTCGGCATTCGGGGCGATGGCGCGCAGCCGCTCCACGTCGCCCGCGCGCAGCACGTCTCCGCCGAAGCAGGCCAGGCGCAGCACGGGGAGCCGTGCATCCCCCGGCCCCGTCGCCAGGACCTGTCCCATCGCGGGGGTGAGATGGGCGACGGTGACGCCCTCGTCCCGCATCCATCCCCCCAGCCACCCCGGCGTGCCGACCTGGTCGGGATCGGGGATGGCGATGCTCCCGCCGACGGTCAGCGCGGCGAACACGTCGCGCAGCAGCGGGTCGTGCGCGAGGCCGGAAAGGACGGAGACGCGGTCCGCATCCCCCACCCCGAGCTCGCGCGCATACCAGCCGAAGAAGTGCGCCAGCGGCCGGTGCGTGCCGGCGATCGCCTTCGGTGCGCCCGTGGTGCCCGAGGTGAACGCGACGTACGCCAGGTCGTCGGCTGCGACAGAAACCCCGGGCGCGGTGGAGGGGAATCCATCGCCCCCGTCCTTCCCGTCCGTCGTCAGCACGACCGTCGTCCGCGCGGTATGGCCGAGCGCGGCGGCCACCTCCGCCGGCACCTCGCCCGCGGCGGAGATCCGCAGCAGGGCGGTGGGACTCGCCGCACTCGCCTGCGCGGCCAGGCGGGCGGACGGATACGCCGGGTCGAGAATGGCGAACGCCGCGCCTGCCTTCCACGCGCCCAGCAGCGCCCGCACGAGCGCCGCGGAGCGGTGGGCGTAGACCGCCACCACGTCGCCCGGCCGCACCCCGCCGTCGATCAGCCGGTGCGCGATGCGGTTGGCCGCCGCGTCCAGCGCGGCGTACGTCCACGTCCCTGCCGCATCGGAGATCGCCAGCGCGTCGGGACGTTCCGCCGCGCGGGCGGCGAACGTCTCGTGCACGGCCCCGTGCCAGCCCTCGGCCTCGATCGGCCGTGCCGGGTCGGGAAGGACGCCGCGCGCCGCTTCCGTCGCCAGCGACAGCGCGCCGACGCGGGTTTCCGGCGCGGCCGCGGCCTGGCGGAGCACGCCCTCGAGCTGCGCCAGCAGCTCGCGCATCCGCGGCGCGCCGAAGAGGTCGGCGGCGTAGATCAGGTTGACGTCGATCGTTCCGTCGCGCTCGCCCACGTAGAGCGTGAGGTCGAACTTGCTGGCCAGCTCGCCGCCCGTGCCGCCCCCCGCCACCTCCAGCCCCTCGGCGCGGAGCTCGCCGTCCTGGAAGTTGAGGAGGTTGAGCATTACCTGGAACACGGGGGCGTGCGCCAGGCTCCGCTCGGGATGCACCTCCTCCAGCACCCGCTCGAAAGGAAGATCCTGGTGCGCGTACGCGGACAGCGTGGTCTCGCGCACCCGCCCCAGCAGCTCGCGGAACGACGGGTCGCCGGAGAGGTCGGTCCTGAGCGCCAGCGAGTTGAGGAAGAGCCCCACCATCCGGTCGGTTTCCGCCCGCGTCCGCCCCGCGATGGGTGTTCCCACGACCACGTCCTCCTGCCCGGCCAGGCGGCCGAGCACCACGTCCAGCGCGGCGAGGAGGACCATGAACAGCGTGGCGCCCTCACGGCGGGCCAGCGTGTTCACCTCCGCCGTGAGGTCGGACGAGACGACCAGGTGCTCGGTCGCCCCGCGGTGCGACTCCACCGGCGGCCGGGGACGGTCCGTCGGCAGCTCCAGGAGCGCCGGAGCGCCGTCCAGCGCCTGCCGCCAGAACTCCACCTGCCGCTCCAGCTCGGCGCCGGACAGGCGCTCGCGCTGCCAGACCGCGTAGTCCGCGTACTGCAGCGCGGGCTCCGGCAGCGGCGACGGTTCGCCGCGCGAGAAGGCGCCGTAGAGCGCGGAGAGCTCCTCCAGCAGCACCCCCATGGTCCACCCGTCGCCGATGGCGTGGTGGAGGTTGAGGAGGAGGAGGTGCTCGGCGTCGTCCACGTGCACCAGCGACGCGCGGAAGAGCGGGCCGCGCGCCAGGTCGAAGCGGTGCTGCGAGGCTTCGGCTGCCAGGCGGACGGCCTCGGGCCGCCGCTCGTCCTCGGGCAGGTGCCGCAGGTCGGCGACTGGCAGGTCGAAGCCGGCCGGGGGCGGGGCGATCCGCTGCACGGGCACGCCGTCCACGGCCGGGAGCGTGGTGCGCAGCGGCTCGTGGCGGCGCACCAGCTCGGCCAGCGCGCGGCGGAGCGCGGCGGTGTCGAGAGCGCCGGTGATGACGTACGACGACGGGATGGCGTACACCGGGCTTCCCGGGTCCAGCGCATCCACGAACCAGAGCCGTTCCTGCGCGAAGGTCACCGGCAGGTCGCCCCCGCGCGCGGCGGGGGCGATGGCGCCCTCGCCGGCCGCCGTGCCGGTGCCGCGCAGGCGCTCGATCTCGGCCGCGAGCGCGGAGAGGACCGGCCGCTCGAATACGGCGCGCAGCGGCAGCTCCACGCCGAAGGCCTGGCGGATGTGCGCGGTGAGGCGGGTGGCGAGCAGCGAGTGCCCGCCCAGGTCGAAGAAGCTCGCCTCCGCGCCCACCCGCTCCAGCCGCAGCAGCTCCGCCCAGATCCCCGCCAGCACCTCCTCGGCCGGCGTACGCGGCGCCACGTACGCCTCTTCCGGCGACGCGAGCTCCGGCGCCGGCAATGCCCTGCGGTCCAGCTTCCCGTTCGGGGTCAGCGGGAGCGCGTCCAGGAAGACGAACGCCGAGGGCACCATGTGCTCCGGGAGCCGCTCCCGCAGCTGCTCGCGCAGCTCGTCCGCCGTCGCCTCGCCGGCCACGTACGCCACCAGCCGCCGGTCGCCGGGCTGGTCCTCGCGGACCACGACCGCCGCCTCGCGCATGCCGGGCGCGGCGCGCAGCACGGCCTCGATCTCGCCCGGCTCCACGCGGAAGCCGCGGATCTTCACCTGGAAGTCCGTCCGCCCCACGAACTCCAGCCCGCCCTCCGCGCGCCACCGCGCCCGGTCGCCCGAGCGGTACAGCCGCGCGCCCGGCTCGCCGAAGGGATCGGGGATGAACCGCTCCGCCGTCAGCGCCGGCCGCGCCAGGTAGCCCCGAGCGACCGCCGGCCCGCCGATGCACAGCTCGCCCGCCACGCCCTCCGGCACCGGCTCTCCCCGGCCGTCCAGCAGGTAGACGCGCCGGTCGCCGACGGGTCTGCCGAGCGGGACGGAGAGCGCGCCGAAGTCCGCGGGGACGGGGTAGCAGGTGGCGAAGACCGTGGTCTCGCTGGGACCGTAGCCGTTGACCAGCCGCAGCCGGGGGTACAGCTCCAGCGCGCGGCGCACGTGCGGCACGCTCACCGCCTCGCCGCCGGTCATCACCTGCGACACCCCGTCCAGGATCTCCGGCGCGGTATCGACGATCAGGTTGAAGTACGCCGCCGTCAGCCACAGCGTGTTCACGCCGTGCCTGCGCACCTGCTCGCCGAGCAGCCCCGGCTCCGACGTCTGCCCCGGGTACAGGACGCACGTGCCGCCGGAGAGGAGCGCCGGCCAAAGCTCCAGCGTCAGCGCGTCCCACGAGACCGACGAGTGCTGCAGCACCACGGCGCCCTCGCCGAAGCGCGCGTAGTCCGCGCCGCGGAAGAAGCCGGGGATGGCGCGGTGCGGCACCTCGGTCCCCTTGGGCAGGCCCGTGGAGCCCGAGGTGTAGATGACGTAGGCGAGGTTTTCGGGAGATGCGCCCCGCGGTTCCGCGCCCGGTGCGTCGTCACCCGCGTCGCTGTCGAGGAGCAGGACCTCGCCCCCGAACGCGGGGAGGCGGTCCCGCAGCCGCTCCTGCGCCAGCAGCAGCGTCGCCCCGGAATCGGCAAGCATGTACGCCAGCCGCTCGGCCGGGTACTGGGGGTCCAGCGGCACATAGGCGCCGCCCGCCTTGAGGATGCCCAGAATGCCGACGACCATCTCCACCCCGCGCTCCACGCAGATCCCCACCCGCACCTCCGGCCCCACGCCGAGCGCGGCCAGGCGCCGGGCGAGCGCGTCGGAGCGGCGGCGCAGCTCCGCGTAGGTCAGCGTCTCGTCGCCAGAGACCAGGGCCACCGCCTCCGGGGTGCGCCCGGCCTGCTCCGCGAACAGCTCGTGGATGCACTTCCGCGGGAAGTCGGCGGGCGCGGCATTCCACTCTCCGAGCAGCCGCTGCCGCTCCGCATCCGCCATCAGCGGGATGTCCAGGACGCGCCGGCTCGCATCGGCCGCGGCGGCCCCCAGCAGCAGGGCGTACGCTCCCGCCAGGCGCTCCAGCGTGGACGCGTCCCACAGCTCTTCGCGCCAGGTGAACACGATCCCCAGTTCACCCTCCCGCTCGACCACCATCACGTCCA
Proteins encoded in this window:
- a CDS encoding non-ribosomal peptide synthetase; this translates as MLATQLVSRVREVFQTELPLRAVFEAPTLAELAGRVEALLAEASGDAGAPPLVPVPRDGSPLPLSFAQQRLWFIEQLEPGSTAYHMPSALRLRGPLDARVLERALDEVVRRHEALRTTFGESEGVPFQVVHPTGAARLEVTDLSGLAEEEREAEALRLAAEEAERPFDLRAGPLFRTRLLRLAEDDHVLVLAMHHVVSDGWSMGVLDRELGALYEAFARGEPSPLPELPVQYADFAVWQRAWLEGEVMERQISWWRERLAGAPPVLELPTDRPRPATAGPGAAHVFRMLPPETAEGVRALARREGATLYMVLLAALDLLLARWSGQDDVVVGTPIANRTRRETEGLIGFFVNTLALRADVSGNPRLSELLGRVRETTLGAYQHQDVPFERLVDELRVERSLSHTPLFQVMFSLIEGDGAGGTRPFGGLEVEPYGAGAGAAKFDLDVMVVEREGELGIVFTWREELWDASTLERLAGAYALLLGAAAADASRRVLDIPLMADAERQRLLGEWNAAPADFPRKCIHELFAEQAGRTPEAVALVSGDETLTYAELRRRSDALARRLAALGVGPEVRVGICVERGVEMVVGILGILKAGGAYVPLDPQYPAERLAYMLADSGATLLLAQERLRDRLPAFGGEVLLLDSDAGDDAPGAEPRGASPENLAYVIYTSGSTGLPKGTEVPHRAIPGFFRGADYARFGEGAVVLQHSSVSWDALTLELWPALLSGGTCVLYPGQTSEPGLLGEQVRRHGVNTLWLTAAYFNLIVDTAPEILDGVSQVMTGGEAVSVPHVRRALELYPRLRLVNGYGPSETTVFATCYPVPADFGALSVPLGRPVGDRRVYLLDGRGEPVPEGVAGELCIGGPAVARGYLARPALTAERFIPDPFGEPGARLYRSGDRARWRAEGGLEFVGRTDFQVKIRGFRVEPGEIEAVLRAAPGMREAAVVVREDQPGDRRLVAYVAGEATADELREQLRERLPEHMVPSAFVFLDALPLTPNGKLDRRALPAPELASPEEAYVAPRTPAEEVLAGIWAELLRLERVGAEASFFDLGGHSLLATRLTAHIRQAFGVELPLRAVFERPVLSALAAEIERLRGTGTAAGEGAIAPAARGGDLPVTFAQERLWFVDALDPGSPVYAIPSSYVITGALDTAALRRALAELVRRHEPLRTTLPAVDGVPVQRIAPPPAGFDLPVADLRHLPEDERRPEAVRLAAEASQHRFDLARGPLFRASLVHVDDAEHLLLLNLHHAIGDGWTMGVLLEELSALYGAFSRGEPSPLPEPALQYADYAVWQRERLSGAELERQVEFWRQALDGAPALLELPTDRPRPPVESHRGATEHLVVSSDLTAEVNTLARREGATLFMVLLAALDVVLGRLAGQEDVVVGTPIAGRTRAETDRMVGLFLNSLALRTDLSGDPSFRELLGRVRETTLSAYAHQDLPFERVLEEVHPERSLAHAPVFQVMLNLLNFQDGELRAEGLEVAGGGTGGELASKFDLTLYVGERDGTIDVNLIYAADLFGAPRMRELLAQLEGVLRQAAAAPETRVGALSLATEAARGVLPDPARPIEAEGWHGAVHETFAARAAERPDALAISDAAGTWTYAALDAAANRIAHRLIDGGVRPGDVVAVYAHRSAALVRALLGAWKAGAAFAILDPAYPSARLAAQASAASPTALLRISAAGEVPAEVAAALGHTARTTVVLTTDGKDGGDGFPSTAPGVSVAADDLAYVAFTSGTTGAPKAIAGTHRPLAHFFGWYARELGVGDADRVSVLSGLAHDPLLRDVFAALTVGGSIAIPDPDQVGTPGWLGGWMRDEGVTVAHLTPAMGQVLATGPGDARLPVLRLACFGGDVLRAGDVERLRAIAPNAEVVNFYGATETPQAIAAFRVPAGPAEMGDVVPIGRGIEGVDLLVVTPQGMLAGIGELGEIAVRTPYLSRGYLNDAELTAARFVPNPLTGDPADRVYRTGDLGRYRPDGNVEPVGRADQQVKVRGFRVELGEIEAALASHPAIREAAVMARETDAGDRRLAAYWVPSDEGADGPDAAGLRAHLKALLPEYMVPSAWVRLDRLPLTANGKLDRRALPEPASVMTETRAPRTATEEILAQLWAEVLRTDSVGVDDDFFALGGHSLLATRLLARVQNALGVVIPLRALFEGPTVAELAVRVEEVRRAGLPALPPVVPVGRDRPLPLSFAQERLWFIDRLEGGSAPYNIPAALRLRGALDVDALRRGLGEIVRRHESLRTIFREGDGGAVQVIAPFAGFALPIDDLSGLDPAARETEVRRRAREDAARPFDLAEGPLFRAALLRVADEEHVLLLCIHHIVTDGWSSGIFLRELSALYAAYRDGSDSPLAELPVQYADFAVWQREQLQGEVLDRQVGYWKERLAGAPALLELPTDRPRPAVQSYRGARELFDLPRALLDRLQALGRGEGATLYMVLLGAFQLLLSKYSGSEDIVVGSPIAGRTRRELEELIGFFANTLVLRTDLSADPTFRELLGRVREGTLGAYEHQEVPFERLVAELQPERSLSHSPLFQVMFTLQNIEGGGAGLAGLQMEGVAGEGETTKFDLALTALPHDGGLHGTLEYSTDLFDPSTVRRMAGHLERVLEQVSADADVPISELDLLSAEEREQVVDAWNRTAAEVPADRCIHELFEAQAARTPGAVAVVFEEESLTYAELNARANRLARYLRGRGVGPEVRVGVLMERSLEMVAALLAVLKAGGAYVPLDPAYPAERLAFMLADSATRVLLTQEKLRGLLAVEPGVQVVVEEEVRAEIAAGSAENVRSRAAPRNLAYLIYTSGSTGIPKGVAIEHESAVAMLAWAWSVFSDEELSGMLASTSLSFDMSVFELFTPLTRGGRVIVVENALGLPHSAAADQVRLLDTVPSAAAALLRSGGIPSGVKTVSLGGEPLRAELVDALYAHGVERVYDLYGPSEDTTFSTYALRRPGGPVTIGRVLSNSRAYVVDTGLRPVPVGVSGELYLAGRGVTRGYLGQPGLTAERYVPDPFGSRPGARMYRTGDRVRWKADGTLEYLGRLDHQVKVRGFRVETGEIEAVLRRHEGVADCVVVARADAGEQRLVAYVAGEAPAEALRAHVRRSLPEYMVPGAFVVLGALPLTPNGKLDRRALPAPELASAEERYVAPRTPVEEALAGIWAEVLRLERVGVEESFFELGGHSLLATRVVSQVRAVFGVELPLRAVFETSTVAGLAPQVETLVLARMEEQELADVLERLEGLSQDEVMKLLGGD